Proteins encoded together in one Wolbachia endosymbiont of Menacanthus eurysternus window:
- the rpsE gene encoding 30S ribosomal protein S5, which yields MAVKNLQNNSDLSELLVSVRRVTTVTKGGRRFSFSILVVVGDERGRVGCGMGKHAEVAEARMKAVSAAKKSMIRVYLREGRTLHHDIKAKFCSGEIVLRSAKAGTGIIAGGAIRSLFEVLGIKDVVAKSTRSNNPHNVICAVFKAFGSMLSPRQIAGKRGKKVSEIIGNR from the coding sequence ATGGCTGTAAAAAATTTACAAAATAATAGTGATTTATCAGAACTTTTGGTTTCAGTGCGAAGAGTGACAACTGTTACTAAAGGTGGTAGGAGATTTTCGTTTTCTATTTTAGTTGTTGTTGGAGATGAAAGAGGTAGAGTTGGATGTGGAATGGGAAAACACGCGGAAGTTGCTGAGGCAAGAATGAAAGCTGTGAGTGCTGCAAAAAAATCAATGATAAGGGTATATTTACGTGAAGGTAGAACTTTGCATCATGATATTAAAGCTAAATTTTGCTCTGGTGAAATAGTTTTAAGATCAGCTAAAGCTGGAACAGGTATTATTGCTGGTGGAGCAATTAGATCACTTTTTGAAGTGCTTGGTATAAAAGACGTAGTAGCCAAATCTACAAGATCAAATAATCCGCATAATGTTATATGTGCAGTATTTAAGGCTTTTGGTAGTATGTTGTCTCCTCGCCAAATAGCGGGAAAGAGGGGTAAGAAAGTCAGTGAAATAATTGGAAATAGGTAA
- a CDS encoding 50S ribosomal protein L18: protein MRKRKLFNFLDSFEKRKLRNRKKLNYSKCLRISIFKSNRHFYVQLINDEKGATLVSASTLDPAIRSVCNGRINSEAIKHVSHLMIERLSNIKLEQRLVLDCGAYKYSGLISQFTENLRKSGFIF, encoded by the coding sequence ATGAGAAAAAGAAAATTATTTAATTTTTTAGATAGTTTTGAAAAAAGAAAGCTACGTAATAGAAAGAAGTTGAATTATTCTAAATGTTTGCGTATATCTATATTTAAGTCTAACAGGCATTTTTATGTTCAATTAATTAATGATGAAAAAGGAGCGACTCTTGTTTCAGCTTCTACCTTGGATCCTGCGATTAGGAGTGTATGTAATGGTAGAATTAATTCTGAAGCTATAAAGCATGTTTCACATTTAATGATTGAACGTTTATCTAATATAAAATTGGAACAGAGATTAGTGTTAGATTGTGGGGCATATAAGTATTCTGGATTAATTTCTCAGTTTACTGAGAATTTGAGGAAATCTGGATTTATTTTTTAG
- the rplF gene encoding 50S ribosomal protein L6: protein MSRIGAAPINIPVGISVECSDNGNVLIKNDKVEKRIRLCSGIICNIVNNQLLLSVDQNKVNLSKVKSIWGAYRSNIKNIINGMINNFSVDLEVSGIGYKAECNDKYLTLYLGYSHNVKYKIPRDIEIKCIKPTQLIVSSMDKQKAYMIASDICRIRKYDPYKGKGITIKGRFILRKVVTKKK, encoded by the coding sequence ATGTCTCGTATTGGTGCTGCGCCTATTAATATTCCTGTTGGTATTTCAGTTGAGTGTAGTGATAATGGTAACGTATTGATAAAAAATGATAAAGTGGAAAAAAGAATTAGATTATGTAGTGGTATTATTTGTAATATTGTTAATAATCAATTGTTACTTTCCGTTGATCAAAATAAAGTCAATCTTAGTAAGGTAAAGTCTATATGGGGTGCTTATAGGAGTAATATTAAGAATATTATTAATGGTATGATTAATAATTTTTCTGTTGATCTTGAAGTTAGTGGTATTGGATATAAGGCAGAATGTAATGACAAGTATTTGACTTTATATCTTGGTTATAGTCATAATGTGAAATATAAAATACCTAGGGATATCGAGATTAAATGTATAAAACCAACTCAGTTAATAGTAAGCAGTATGGATAAACAAAAGGCCTATATGATAGCATCTGATATATGTAGAATTAGAAAATATGATCCATATAAGGGAAAAGGTATTACTATAAAAGGTAGATTTATATTACGTAAAGTTGTAACTAAGAAGAAGTAA
- the rpsH gene encoding 30S ribosomal protein S8, whose protein sequence is MSLSDSVGDFLTRIRNAQLAMHRTTRVLFSNINFSILKILKDEGYILSYKKDIVRGMSTFIVELKYHEKLPVIHDITRISKPGCRSYFKYKNLAKAYNGLGIYIISTSKGVMTDYNAHKLKIGGEVLCRVF, encoded by the coding sequence GTGTCATTATCTGATAGTGTTGGTGATTTTTTAACAAGAATACGTAATGCTCAGTTGGCGATGCATAGAACAACAAGAGTTTTGTTTTCTAATATAAATTTTTCTATACTGAAAATTTTAAAAGATGAAGGATATATTCTTAGTTATAAGAAGGATATTGTGCGTGGTATGTCTACTTTTATAGTAGAGTTGAAGTATCATGAAAAGTTACCTGTAATTCATGATATAACGAGGATATCAAAACCAGGTTGTCGTAGTTATTTTAAATATAAGAATCTTGCTAAGGCGTATAATGGTCTTGGTATATATATTATATCTACTTCTAAGGGAGTAATGACTGATTATAATGCACATAAATTGAAAATCGGTGGAGAAGTATTATGTCGTGTATTTTAA